From Paraburkholderia sabiae, a single genomic window includes:
- a CDS encoding type II toxin-antitoxin system ParD family antitoxin, with protein sequence MASTRLTITLTPELLEFVRERSAGGDYNNDSEVIRDGLRLLKARDQAVEEWLRKEVVPAHLRLKADPSRALSADDVAKQLAERRKARKKPAA encoded by the coding sequence ATGGCAAGCACACGTTTGACCATCACGTTGACACCGGAACTGCTCGAGTTCGTTCGCGAGCGGAGCGCGGGTGGCGACTACAACAACGACAGCGAAGTGATTCGCGACGGGCTGCGCCTTCTCAAAGCACGCGATCAGGCCGTCGAAGAATGGCTGCGCAAAGAAGTGGTGCCCGCGCATCTGCGGCTGAAGGCCGATCCTTCGCGCGCGCTGTCGGCCGACGATGTAGCGAAACAGCTCGCGGAACGTCGCAAAGCCCGAAAGAAACCGGCGGCATGA
- a CDS encoding type II toxin-antitoxin system RelE/ParE family toxin yields the protein MRQYKVVFAPEFMVSLDRILSFMELTAASEHHLDRYQHNVLEFCQTMSCFPYRGKPRDDLAPGLRITHYRNNTVLPYAVDEDSQTIAFLGVYAARQDYEKLMMGE from the coding sequence ATGAGGCAATACAAGGTTGTATTCGCGCCGGAATTCATGGTTTCGCTGGATCGCATTCTGAGCTTCATGGAATTGACTGCGGCTTCTGAACATCATCTCGATCGCTACCAGCACAATGTGCTGGAGTTCTGCCAAACGATGAGCTGCTTCCCATATCGCGGCAAGCCGCGCGACGATCTCGCGCCTGGCTTGCGGATTACCCATTACCGGAACAACACGGTACTGCCGTATGCAGTGGACGAAGATTCCCAGACCATAGCGTTTCTCGGGGTGTACGCCGCGCGTCAGGACTACGAGAAGCTCATGATGGGCGAATGA
- a CDS encoding aminotransferase-like domain-containing protein, which produces MKLDIDLNRENGVPLTEQIVSGVQEWIRSRTAHPGAKLPSIRQFATENDISRFPVIEAYDRLVSLGYLDSRPGSGFYVAERHRASMSGQGTSDPRRAEDESVHIMQQFNHPGESLKLGSGFIPESWRDMDSLAQAIRHVSRTDGASMIDYATPLGNATLREHLQARVAQLGIEAEASQILITIGASQAMDLLMRYMLKPGDTIFVEDPGYYNFNGLLKLHGVKLVGIPRTRTGPDLDAMQKQLQQHRPKVFFINSVFHNPTGTTIAPPISFRLLQLSREHNFKIIEDDIYADFQSDPTDRLATLDQLEHVIYIGGLSKTLSSSLRIGYVIADHATIKDLADIKMLTSIGGSRFAEAVTVALLERGMYRKHLDRLRRRMRDALGATVQALEMSGWEVFENPIGGKFVWARVPHIDDAERLVECGAPLGVTVAPGSYFRPNAEPSPWIRINAAFANEPRARAFFEAAARLKG; this is translated from the coding sequence GTGAAGCTAGACATCGACCTGAACCGCGAAAACGGCGTGCCGCTCACCGAGCAGATCGTGAGCGGCGTGCAGGAATGGATCCGCTCGCGCACCGCGCATCCCGGCGCGAAGCTGCCGTCGATCCGCCAGTTCGCCACCGAAAACGACATCAGCCGCTTCCCGGTGATCGAGGCATACGACCGGCTCGTGTCGCTCGGCTATCTGGATTCGCGGCCCGGCTCGGGGTTCTACGTGGCGGAGCGGCATCGCGCATCGATGAGCGGCCAGGGTACGTCCGACCCGCGCCGCGCCGAGGACGAATCGGTGCACATCATGCAGCAGTTCAATCACCCGGGCGAATCGCTGAAGCTCGGCAGCGGCTTCATCCCCGAATCGTGGCGCGACATGGACAGCCTTGCGCAGGCGATCCGCCACGTGTCGCGCACCGACGGCGCGAGCATGATCGACTACGCGACGCCGCTCGGAAACGCGACGCTGCGCGAGCATTTGCAGGCGCGCGTCGCGCAGCTCGGCATCGAAGCGGAAGCCTCGCAGATCCTGATCACGATCGGCGCGAGCCAGGCGATGGATCTGCTGATGCGTTACATGCTGAAGCCCGGCGACACGATCTTCGTCGAGGATCCCGGCTACTACAATTTCAACGGTTTGCTGAAGCTGCATGGCGTGAAGCTCGTCGGCATTCCGCGCACGCGCACGGGTCCCGATCTCGACGCGATGCAAAAGCAGTTGCAGCAGCATCGGCCGAAGGTCTTCTTCATCAACTCCGTCTTTCACAACCCGACGGGCACGACGATCGCGCCGCCGATCTCGTTCCGTCTGCTGCAACTCTCGCGCGAACACAACTTCAAGATCATCGAAGACGACATCTACGCGGACTTCCAGAGCGATCCCACCGATCGCCTCGCGACGCTCGATCAGCTCGAACATGTGATTTACATCGGCGGGCTGTCGAAGACCTTGTCGTCGTCGCTGCGGATCGGCTACGTGATCGCGGACCACGCGACCATCAAGGATCTCGCCGACATCAAGATGCTGACGAGCATCGGCGGATCGCGTTTCGCGGAAGCCGTGACGGTGGCGCTGCTCGAACGCGGGATGTATCGCAAGCATCTGGACCGGTTGCGGCGGCGTATGCGCGACGCGCTAGGCGCAACCGTGCAGGCGCTCGAAATGAGCGGCTGGGAGGTGTTCGAAAATCCGATCGGCGGCAAGTTCGTGTGGGCGCGCGTGCCGCATATCGACGATGCGGAGCGGCTCGTCGAATGCGGCGCGCCGCTCGGGGTGACGGTGGCGCCCGGCAGCTATTTCAGGCCGAATGCGGAGCCTAGCCCGTGGATTCGCATCAATGCGGCGTTTGCGAACGAGCCGCGGGCGCGGGCGTTTTTTGAGGCGGCGGCGCGGTTGAAGGGGTGA